The following are from one region of the Arachis duranensis cultivar V14167 chromosome 10, aradu.V14167.gnm2.J7QH, whole genome shotgun sequence genome:
- the LOC107469586 gene encoding uncharacterized protein LOC107469586, translating into MDETKADRVFISLFSSRESKPKHPPTRPLPSVLSLWLSVALEIRFCWAWSRLSPRSQITILRHRSSLLLCSVALCTAFLVVLVIRCESKHNNWERILLRLSK; encoded by the exons ATGGATGAAACGAAAGCAGATAGGGTCTTCATATCACTCTTCTCCTCTCGCGAAAGCAAACCCAAGCATCCTCCAACGCGACCGCTGCCTTCGGTCTTGTCACTGTGGCTGTCAGTGGCACTCGAGATCCGCTTCTGTTGGGCGTGGTCAAGGTTATCTCCCCGTTCGCAAATCACCATTCTTCGTCATAGATCATCGTTGTTACTGTGTTCAGTAGCACTCTGCACGGCGTTTCTCGTTGTGCTCGTCATTCGCTGTGAGTCGAAG CACAATAATTGGGAAAGAATTCTTCTTCGCCTATCGAAGTAA